One Scomber japonicus isolate fScoJap1 chromosome 1, fScoJap1.pri, whole genome shotgun sequence DNA window includes the following coding sequences:
- the LOC128359672 gene encoding forkhead box protein B1-like, giving the protein MPRPGRNTYSDQKPPYSYISLTAMAIQSCPEKMLPLSEIYKFIMDRFPYYRENTQRWQNSLRHNLSFNDCFIKIPRRPDQPGKGSFWALHPSCGDMFENGSFLRRRKRFKVGGMQSADPLVPTKPQDAASYLQQQQAKLRLSALHGYNLSSVSQPSSFKHPFAIENIIAREYKMPGGLAAFSTAGYPLHNQLTPAWPHMYGSGMMDPSAPISMATSDYSPYGMPFKSICHGGQTLPAIPVPIKPTPASLPGLPGLHTHLPAFLASSPRSLSPTSPQTATGQSSPAGPGEALPSSASNTLQSVVAVH; this is encoded by the coding sequence ATGCCTCGCCCCGGGAGGAACACGTACAGCGACCAGAAGCCTCCCTACTCCTACATCTCCCTCACGGCCATGGCCATCCAGAGCTGCCCGGAGAAGATGCTTCCCCTCAGTGAGATTTACAAGTTCATCATGGACCGGTTCCCGTACTACCGGGAGAACACGCAGCGGTGGCAGAACTCTCTGCGCCACAATCTCTCCTTCAACGACTGCTTCATCAAGATCCCGCGCAGACCGGACCAGCCGGGGAAGGGCAGCTTCTGGGCTCTGCACCCGAGCTGCGGAGACATGTTTGAGAACGGGAGTTTTCTGCGCAGGAGGAAACGCTTCAAAGTGGGCGGCATGCAGTCCGCGGACCCGCTGGTTCCCACCAAGCCTCAGGACGCAGCGTCctacctgcagcagcagcaggccaaGCTGCGGCTGAGCGCGCTGCACGGATACAACCTGAGCTCCGTGTCTCAGCCCTCCAGCTTCAAACACCCGTTCGCCATCGAGAACATCATCGCCAGAGAGTACAAGATGCCCGGCGGGCTGGCGGCCTTCTCCACCGCCGGATACCCGCTGCACAACCAGCTGACCCCGGCCTGGCCGCACATGTACGGCTCCGGGATGATGGACCCCTCGGCCCccatctccatggcaaccagcGACTACTCTCCCTACGGCATGCCGTTCAAATCCATCTGCCACGGCGGCCAGACTCTTCCCGCCATCCCGGTGCCCATCAAACCCACCCCCGCCTCGCTGCCGGGCCTGCCGGGGCTCCACACACACCTCCCGGCTTTCCTGGCCAGCTCTCCCCGCTCTCTGAGCCCCACATCCCCGCAGACAGCCACCGGGCAGAGCAGCCCGGCCGGGCCCGGAGAGGCGCTGCCCTCCTCGGCCTCCAACACGCTGCAGTCCGTGGTGGCGGTGCACTGA